Proteins found in one Nitratiruptor sp. SB155-2 genomic segment:
- a CDS encoding class II 3-deoxy-7-phosphoheptulonate synthase: MSWSPSSWRNFPIKQQPDYKDKELLRKIEEEIKTFPPLIFAGEARELKSKLAKVAKGEAILLQGGDCAESFANFNAANIRELFKVLLQMNMVMMYATGKPVVKIGRIAGQYAKPRSSDFEEINGIKLPSYRGDIVNDVEFTPEAREPKPQKLLEAYYKSAATLNLIRAYARGGFADLRAIHKWNLEFLKGNELENKFKELADKITQALHFMEACGVDPDNTPQLKQTTLYTSHEALLLGYEEALTRKDSFTGEWYDCSAHFLWIGDRTRALDGAHVEFFRGIKNPIGVKVGPSMQKDELLALIDKLNPENEPGRLTLIVRMGAEKIADIFPPLLRAVKEAGKEVVWSIDPMHGNTYKTESGLKTRDFEKILSEVKQFIQIHQSEGTIPGGMHLEMTGSDVTECTGSISASITEEGLQSRYHTQCDPRLNANQALELAFMVAETFKDLQK, encoded by the coding sequence ATGAGTTGGAGTCCAAGCAGTTGGAGAAACTTTCCTATAAAACAGCAGCCAGATTATAAAGATAAAGAGCTACTTCGAAAAATCGAAGAGGAGATCAAAACATTCCCCCCTCTTATATTTGCTGGAGAGGCAAGAGAACTAAAATCGAAGCTCGCCAAAGTCGCCAAAGGGGAGGCGATTTTACTTCAAGGCGGGGATTGCGCGGAGAGCTTTGCCAATTTCAATGCAGCCAATATCCGGGAACTTTTTAAAGTACTGCTGCAGATGAATATGGTGATGATGTATGCCACGGGAAAACCTGTTGTCAAAATTGGTCGAATAGCAGGCCAGTATGCAAAACCAAGAAGCAGCGATTTTGAAGAGATTAACGGGATTAAGCTGCCAAGTTACCGAGGAGATATCGTTAATGATGTGGAGTTTACTCCTGAAGCGCGAGAACCCAAGCCACAGAAACTTTTAGAAGCATATTACAAGTCTGCAGCAACGTTAAATCTCATTCGCGCCTATGCACGAGGTGGATTTGCCGATTTGCGGGCGATTCACAAGTGGAATCTGGAGTTTTTAAAAGGGAATGAACTGGAAAACAAGTTTAAAGAACTTGCAGACAAGATTACTCAAGCACTCCATTTTATGGAGGCTTGCGGGGTTGATCCGGATAATACGCCGCAACTGAAGCAGACGACACTCTATACAAGTCATGAAGCGCTTCTTTTGGGATATGAAGAGGCATTGACGAGGAAAGACTCCTTTACGGGAGAATGGTATGATTGCAGTGCCCACTTTTTGTGGATAGGTGATAGAACAAGGGCATTGGATGGGGCCCATGTGGAATTTTTTAGAGGGATAAAAAATCCAATAGGCGTCAAAGTTGGTCCATCTATGCAAAAAGATGAGCTTCTTGCACTGATAGATAAGCTCAATCCGGAAAATGAGCCGGGGAGATTGACTTTGATCGTTCGTATGGGTGCGGAAAAAATTGCCGATATTTTCCCTCCACTGCTAAGAGCTGTAAAAGAAGCGGGTAAAGAGGTTGTTTGGAGTATCGATCCGATGCACGGTAATACCTATAAAACAGAATCCGGCCTGAAAACAAGAGATTTTGAAAAGATTTTAAGCGAAGTCAAACAGTTTATCCAGATCCATCAAAGTGAAGGTACAATACCTGGTGGGATGCATTTGGAGATGACTGGCAGTGATGTAACGGAGTGTACGGGAAGTATCAGTGCTTCCATCACAGAAGAGGGTCTGCAAAGCAGATATCATACCCAATGTGATCCAAGATTGAACGCAAATCAAGCACTGGAGCTTGCATTTATGGTTGCTGAGACATTTAAAGATTTACAAAAATGA
- the recR gene encoding recombination mediator RecR, with protein MKGKLKKFYNLVEALETLPSIGKKSAGRLAFHMVLHSPMDALKLAHAIEDAVSSIHRCTQCGGLSEDELCYICSDELRDRSSLCLVESARDIYVIEESGEYHGLYFVFESLNERILANLKEMIKNNGVQEIIFAFTPSMQSDATMLYIEDQLQEFHLHFTKIAQGVPTGVHLENVDMLSLSKAISERVKI; from the coding sequence TTGAAGGGAAAACTCAAAAAATTCTACAATCTGGTAGAGGCTTTAGAGACGCTTCCATCCATCGGGAAAAAGAGTGCCGGGCGTTTGGCTTTCCATATGGTCCTACACAGTCCCATGGATGCATTGAAACTTGCCCATGCAATCGAAGATGCGGTCAGTTCCATTCACAGGTGCACTCAGTGCGGAGGACTCAGCGAAGATGAGCTATGCTATATCTGTAGTGACGAGTTACGAGACCGCTCATCTTTGTGTTTGGTAGAGAGTGCACGAGATATCTACGTGATCGAAGAGAGTGGAGAGTACCATGGACTCTATTTTGTTTTTGAATCTCTCAATGAGCGGATCCTTGCTAATCTCAAGGAGATGATCAAAAACAACGGTGTTCAAGAGATTATATTTGCATTTACTCCCTCTATGCAAAGTGATGCCACTATGCTTTACATCGAAGATCAGCTCCAAGAGTTTCATCTCCATTTTACGAAAATCGCCCAAGGAGTACCTACTGGGGTGCATCTTGAAAATGTTGACATGCTTTCTCTATCCAAAGCTATAAGTGAAAGAGTTAAGATATAA
- the dnaJ gene encoding molecular chaperone DnaJ, with protein sequence MVDIDYYELLEVDRNASFEEIKKAYRKLALKYHPDRNPDNPEAEEKFKLINEAYQVLSDEEKRALYDQYGKAGLENQGFSGFNQKSFDDIMDFFESVFGETFGGGFGSRRRSDEKYPLDLSIEMEISFQEALFGTQKEVHYSFKVPCSACKGTGAKDGKLTACPECHGRGQIYYRQGFMTFSQTCPRCHGQGEVAQEHCEECSGKGYRIEKEKITIDIPEGIDSGNRIRAQSRGNVSASGMRGDLYITVFVQEDDHFVRYNDDIYMEVPIFFTQAALGETITIPTPRGERELQLNVGTKDKEQFVFKGEGFKNVHTGKKGNLIAQVKIIYPTSLNDEQKELLHKLQESFGVESKPHEEKFSSIFEKVKNWFTK encoded by the coding sequence TTGGTTGATATCGATTATTATGAACTCTTGGAAGTAGACAGAAACGCTAGTTTTGAAGAGATTAAAAAAGCGTATAGAAAACTCGCCCTTAAATACCATCCCGACAGAAACCCCGACAATCCAGAGGCAGAAGAGAAATTCAAACTCATCAATGAAGCCTACCAAGTGCTAAGCGATGAAGAGAAAAGGGCACTGTATGACCAGTATGGCAAAGCAGGCCTTGAAAATCAGGGTTTTAGCGGCTTCAACCAAAAAAGTTTCGATGATATCATGGACTTTTTTGAATCCGTTTTTGGAGAAACTTTCGGGGGAGGTTTTGGAAGCAGAAGACGAAGTGATGAAAAGTATCCTCTCGATCTTTCCATTGAAATGGAAATCAGTTTTCAAGAGGCTCTTTTTGGTACACAAAAAGAGGTTCATTACAGTTTCAAGGTCCCATGTAGTGCATGTAAGGGAACCGGAGCGAAAGATGGCAAATTGACTGCTTGTCCTGAGTGTCACGGTCGTGGTCAGATCTATTATAGACAAGGCTTCATGACCTTTTCCCAAACATGTCCAAGATGCCATGGCCAAGGCGAGGTTGCACAAGAGCATTGTGAAGAGTGCAGTGGCAAAGGGTATCGCATCGAAAAAGAGAAAATTACCATCGATATTCCTGAAGGGATCGATAGTGGTAACAGGATCCGCGCTCAGAGTCGAGGAAATGTCTCCGCTTCTGGAATGAGGGGGGATCTTTACATTACTGTTTTCGTACAAGAAGATGATCACTTTGTACGATACAACGACGATATCTATATGGAAGTTCCTATATTTTTCACACAAGCTGCTCTGGGAGAAACGATCACCATTCCAACGCCTAGAGGTGAGCGCGAGCTCCAACTCAATGTAGGTACAAAAGATAAAGAGCAGTTTGTCTTCAAAGGGGAAGGATTTAAAAATGTCCATACGGGTAAAAAAGGCAACTTGATCGCGCAAGTAAAAATCATCTATCCTACATCGCTCAATGATGAACAAAAAGAACTTTTACATAAACTGCAAGAGAGTTTTGGCGTAGAGAGCAAGCCACACGAAGAGAAATTCTCATCCATTTTTGAAAAGGTAAAAAACTGGTTTACAAAGTAA
- the ccsA gene encoding cytochrome c biogenesis protein CcsA, translated as MFKVLQKGFFSIKSAIIMMFIFAVSIGVATFIENDYGSQTAWALVYTAKWFEILLVLLSLNLLYNIFKFRLFRKEKFFTGLFHLAFLIIIIGAAVTRYFGYEGTMHIREGSSSDTILSARNYLQVKLEKNGKYYLYEEPIYLSKLGSNRWERSIRFGDERVDIKLKKYLPNASVELVPSKNGPAYIQVVLSAAGSGRVEKSIKDGEFLDIGDAIIAFDTTIDSKKPLIKVVRKNGKLYIQAPYEIETLRMADMSKKRYKANELVPFSKGHLYEIAGLNIVLKNFLPHAQTKIVSKNPLAKKSEHPDLLLFEIDTKKSKKEVQVFGKSGTEGEPVHVRVGDLDVTITYGAKRIKLPFAIKLKDFQLERYPGSMSPSSYASEVVVIDKEQKRVFPYRIYMNHVLDYRGYRFFQSSYDMDEHGTILSVNHDPGTLVTYIGYFLLGLGMLLHFFMLQSRFQKLARLTKKVQEERNLLLQNMAILLMFFAFHLHAADNYIDVAKKLSKSHADRFGANILVQDNGGRIEPADTLAREVLAKLARKEELYGLDANQYFLGMTVRPDIFQKIDMIYVHHPRLKKIIGIPTNQKYASFDDFFDQNNKINPYKLAPYVQEAVAKKPAQRNQFDKDVLKVDERVNVAYMVYTGALLRIIPNPHDKHGKWLSPVDAIKSFPPKEANLIRLIIASYFQNVDEGMKSGDWSKADKSLEVIKELQHYYGSSMIPPKTKIEAELLYNKLDIFNRLVGYYMLIGFVLLILILANLVNPKIKIGPAVKIGVALIALGFLAHTFGMALRWYVAGHAPWSDGYESMIYIAWATIFAGFFFAKKSPIAFAATALLGGLILFVAHLNWLDPQITNLVPVLKSYWLMIHVSVITASYGFLGLSALLAFIVLVLFIFINDKNKQMMTLTFKELTYINEMSLIIGLVLVTLGNFLGGVWANESWGRYWGWDPKETWAAVTILVYACIEHIRLIPKMNRLFLYNVLSLLGYSSVIMTYFGVNFYLSGMHSYASGDPVPIPEWVYWAIGLIFIIIALAYWKKRKYAIDLRI; from the coding sequence ATGTTCAAAGTCCTACAAAAAGGCTTTTTCTCCATAAAATCCGCGATTATCATGATGTTCATTTTTGCTGTGAGTATCGGCGTAGCTACTTTTATAGAGAACGACTACGGCTCGCAGACCGCATGGGCTCTTGTTTATACGGCGAAGTGGTTTGAGATTCTCCTTGTACTGCTTTCTCTCAATCTTTTGTACAACATTTTCAAATTCAGGCTTTTCCGAAAAGAGAAGTTTTTTACAGGACTTTTTCATCTTGCATTTCTCATCATTATCATCGGTGCCGCTGTTACGAGATATTTTGGGTATGAAGGGACGATGCATATCAGAGAGGGATCAAGTAGCGATACCATCCTCAGTGCTCGAAACTACCTTCAAGTCAAACTGGAAAAGAACGGAAAATACTATCTGTATGAAGAGCCGATCTATTTATCAAAGCTTGGCTCTAACAGATGGGAAAGAAGTATCCGTTTTGGCGATGAGAGAGTGGATATAAAGTTGAAAAAATATCTTCCGAATGCGTCCGTCGAGTTGGTTCCATCCAAAAATGGACCAGCTTACATTCAGGTAGTTTTATCTGCTGCCGGAAGTGGCAGAGTCGAAAAGAGCATCAAGGATGGGGAATTCCTAGACATCGGCGATGCCATTATCGCTTTTGATACCACTATCGACTCCAAAAAGCCTCTTATCAAAGTTGTACGAAAGAATGGAAAACTCTATATTCAAGCTCCCTATGAGATAGAGACTCTGCGTATGGCCGATATGTCTAAAAAACGTTACAAGGCAAATGAACTCGTCCCTTTTTCAAAAGGGCATCTGTACGAAATAGCGGGACTCAATATTGTTTTGAAAAACTTTTTACCTCATGCCCAAACAAAGATAGTTTCCAAAAATCCTTTGGCTAAAAAGAGTGAACATCCGGATCTGTTACTATTTGAGATAGATACCAAAAAGAGTAAAAAAGAGGTCCAGGTATTTGGTAAAAGCGGAACGGAAGGAGAACCTGTTCATGTTCGAGTAGGAGATTTGGATGTGACGATAACCTATGGAGCCAAGCGAATCAAGCTTCCATTTGCAATAAAACTCAAAGATTTTCAACTTGAGCGTTATCCTGGATCCATGAGTCCAAGTTCCTATGCAAGTGAGGTAGTCGTGATCGATAAAGAGCAAAAGAGAGTTTTCCCGTATCGCATCTATATGAACCATGTTTTGGACTATAGAGGATATCGTTTTTTTCAAAGTTCGTACGATATGGACGAACATGGAACAATACTTTCAGTCAACCACGACCCAGGCACTTTAGTTACATATATTGGATATTTTCTATTGGGGCTAGGAATGCTCTTGCACTTTTTTATGCTGCAGAGCCGTTTTCAAAAACTGGCCCGATTGACAAAGAAGGTACAAGAAGAGAGAAATCTTCTTTTACAAAATATGGCAATATTGCTGATGTTTTTTGCTTTTCACCTCCATGCTGCAGATAATTATATCGACGTGGCAAAAAAGCTGAGTAAATCCCATGCCGATAGATTTGGAGCAAACATTTTAGTTCAAGATAACGGTGGACGTATAGAACCGGCTGATACATTAGCAAGGGAGGTTTTGGCTAAACTTGCAAGAAAAGAGGAACTGTATGGACTTGATGCCAACCAATACTTTCTTGGGATGACGGTACGACCAGATATTTTCCAAAAAATAGATATGATCTATGTGCATCATCCAAGGCTTAAAAAAATCATTGGTATCCCTACAAATCAGAAATATGCCTCTTTTGATGATTTTTTTGATCAAAATAACAAAATCAATCCCTATAAACTTGCTCCCTATGTTCAAGAGGCTGTTGCCAAGAAGCCCGCACAAAGGAATCAGTTTGACAAGGATGTCCTTAAAGTAGATGAGCGTGTCAATGTTGCCTATATGGTCTATACCGGAGCACTGCTTCGGATCATTCCCAATCCCCATGACAAACATGGGAAATGGCTCTCTCCAGTCGATGCGATCAAGAGTTTTCCACCGAAAGAAGCGAATCTCATACGACTCATCATCGCCAGCTATTTTCAAAATGTGGATGAAGGGATGAAAAGTGGCGACTGGAGCAAGGCTGACAAATCGTTGGAGGTGATCAAAGAGCTTCAGCACTATTACGGATCTTCGATGATTCCTCCGAAAACGAAGATTGAAGCGGAACTTCTTTATAACAAACTCGATATATTCAACCGTCTCGTCGGATACTATATGCTCATCGGTTTCGTTCTTTTGATATTGATACTGGCGAACCTTGTCAATCCGAAAATAAAAATCGGCCCGGCTGTCAAAATAGGCGTAGCTCTTATTGCTCTTGGATTTTTGGCTCATACCTTTGGTATGGCTTTACGATGGTATGTTGCTGGTCACGCACCATGGAGTGATGGATACGAGTCGATGATCTATATCGCCTGGGCGACGATTTTTGCAGGCTTTTTCTTTGCGAAAAAGAGTCCTATCGCATTTGCGGCCACCGCCTTGTTAGGGGGGCTTATCCTTTTTGTAGCCCATCTGAACTGGCTCGATCCGCAAATAACAAATCTCGTACCGGTTTTGAAGAGCTATTGGCTCATGATTCACGTCTCAGTGATCACTGCAAGTTATGGATTTTTAGGATTGAGTGCGCTTCTTGCTTTCATCGTTTTGGTTCTTTTTATCTTTATCAATGATAAAAATAAGCAGATGATGACACTTACATTCAAAGAGCTTACCTATATCAATGAAATGAGCCTTATTATCGGTCTTGTGCTGGTAACGCTTGGAAACTTTTTGGGTGGTGTTTGGGCAAACGAGAGCTGGGGAAGATACTGGGGATGGGATCCCAAAGAGACTTGGGCTGCTGTAACGATTTTGGTATATGCATGTATCGAACATATCAGACTCATTCCAAAAATGAACAGGCTCTTTTTATATAACGTTCTTTCACTGTTAGGGTACTCTAGCGTCATAATGACCTATTTCGGAGTCAATTTTTACCTGAGTGGAATGCATTCTTACGCTTCGGGCGATCCTGTGCCTATTCCTGAGTGGGTCTATTGGGCGATAGGCTTGATATTTATCATTATTGCATTAGCTTATTGGAAGAAAAGAAAATATGCGATTGATCTGAGGATATAG
- the polA gene encoding DNA polymerase I, which produces MQTLTIIDTFGFFFRSYYALPPLKSKKGFPTGLLTGFINFINSLVSEERSDYIVFALDSEGPSFRAKIDSEYKAQRPEPPEELKMQLPVAIKWIQEMGFKTLAKEGFEADDIIASLVKCAKEQGIKVKIVSHDKDLYQLIDDGKVVLYDPIKKEEIDEEKATKKFGIPPKLIKDYLALVGDSADNIPGVKGIGPKTAVKLLEQFGSLEGIYEHLDEVKPERIKKLLIEGKEKAFLSKKLVELDENVFDHCNLQQFHLPSINPIIKIADELIDYDITAILRKIKAAPLQQSKKQSVQFEAICLDTYDKLIKAIQSIPEGALVAFDTETDDLDTKKANLVGFSFAYSEEKAYYVPIGHNYLGVGDQVGLDKALEAISKIFEHTIIGHNLKFDLSLLYRYGIDEKKDIVDTMILAWLVDPGSSVGLESVAKRFLDHDMIAYKETVKKGEDFSQVSIDAACKYASEDAVITYMVYFKLLDALRKQGASHLIDEAKKVEFPFVNTLIHMEQAGIKIDIPFFEELKSSLEKRIDEITQKIYEYAGGEFNINSTKQLAAILFEKLKLPPLKKTKSGYSTNETTLQALKDKHPIIPLLLEYRELYKLKSTYIDPLINYAKRDPKHRIYTSFIQTGTATGRLASKNPNLQNIPIKTELGRKIRYGFIAGEGRLLIGIDYSQIELRLLAHFSKDPALLEAFQKGRDIHMETAIKLFGKEHAKEKRNIAKSINFGLIYGMGSRKLAETLGISTKEAKAIIESYFASFPTVKSYLESVENFAKTHGYVETLLKRRRYFDFAHASGAQLAAYLREATNTVFQGSAADLIKMAMNKIKNVIDEKQLEAKILLQIHDELIFEVQENQAQELAEEFKQIMQTIHPLNVPIECSVQIARNWGDLK; this is translated from the coding sequence ATGCAGACACTGACCATCATTGATACATTTGGCTTTTTCTTTCGAAGTTACTACGCTTTACCACCACTCAAAAGTAAAAAAGGTTTTCCGACAGGTCTTTTAACCGGTTTTATCAATTTCATAAACTCATTAGTGAGTGAAGAAAGAAGCGATTACATCGTATTTGCTTTAGATAGTGAGGGTCCTAGTTTTCGAGCGAAAATCGATTCAGAGTATAAAGCGCAAAGACCGGAACCTCCAGAAGAATTAAAAATGCAGCTTCCCGTTGCCATCAAATGGATTCAAGAGATGGGATTTAAGACGTTGGCAAAAGAGGGGTTTGAAGCCGATGATATTATCGCTTCTCTTGTCAAATGCGCAAAAGAGCAGGGGATCAAAGTAAAAATTGTGAGCCACGATAAAGATCTGTATCAGCTCATTGATGATGGGAAAGTGGTTCTGTATGACCCGATAAAAAAAGAGGAGATTGACGAAGAAAAGGCTACAAAGAAGTTTGGTATTCCTCCAAAGCTCATCAAAGATTATCTGGCATTAGTCGGAGACAGTGCCGACAATATTCCGGGTGTCAAGGGTATAGGTCCCAAAACGGCGGTGAAACTTTTAGAGCAGTTTGGTTCCTTGGAAGGGATTTATGAACATTTGGATGAGGTGAAGCCAGAGAGGATTAAAAAACTCCTTATTGAGGGCAAAGAGAAGGCATTTTTGAGTAAAAAGTTGGTGGAACTTGACGAGAATGTATTCGATCATTGCAATTTGCAACAGTTTCATCTGCCATCCATCAATCCTATCATAAAAATAGCGGACGAGCTGATTGATTATGATATTACCGCAATACTTCGAAAAATAAAGGCTGCACCACTGCAGCAATCAAAAAAACAGAGTGTACAGTTTGAAGCCATCTGTCTCGATACCTACGATAAACTGATCAAAGCTATCCAATCAATCCCAGAGGGTGCGCTGGTTGCGTTTGATACCGAAACAGATGATTTGGACACCAAAAAAGCGAATTTGGTGGGTTTTAGTTTTGCATACAGCGAGGAAAAAGCCTATTATGTGCCCATAGGGCACAACTATCTTGGCGTAGGTGATCAAGTTGGCCTGGATAAAGCACTGGAAGCCATTTCAAAAATCTTTGAACACACTATTATCGGCCACAATCTCAAATTTGATCTCTCACTGCTCTACCGATATGGAATCGATGAGAAAAAAGATATAGTCGATACGATGATACTGGCATGGCTTGTAGATCCTGGAAGCAGTGTAGGACTTGAGAGCGTTGCAAAGCGGTTTTTAGATCACGATATGATCGCTTACAAAGAGACGGTCAAAAAAGGGGAGGACTTTTCACAAGTCTCTATCGATGCAGCTTGCAAGTATGCATCCGAAGATGCTGTCATCACATACATGGTCTATTTCAAACTCCTCGATGCTCTGCGTAAACAGGGAGCATCCCATTTGATCGATGAAGCCAAAAAGGTGGAGTTTCCCTTTGTCAATACCCTTATTCATATGGAGCAAGCCGGAATCAAAATCGACATACCATTTTTTGAAGAACTGAAGAGCTCGCTTGAAAAAAGAATTGATGAAATAACACAAAAGATTTATGAGTATGCAGGAGGCGAATTCAATATCAACTCTACAAAACAGCTTGCGGCAATTCTTTTTGAAAAATTGAAACTTCCGCCACTCAAAAAGACAAAATCGGGATACAGTACGAACGAAACGACATTACAGGCACTCAAAGATAAACATCCGATCATTCCTTTGCTTCTAGAGTATCGTGAACTGTACAAACTCAAAAGTACCTATATCGATCCGTTGATAAACTATGCCAAAAGAGATCCGAAGCATAGAATCTATACAAGTTTTATTCAAACGGGAACTGCTACAGGAAGATTGGCAAGCAAAAATCCAAACTTGCAAAACATTCCTATAAAAACAGAGCTTGGACGAAAAATCCGATACGGTTTTATTGCTGGGGAGGGCAGGCTTCTGATCGGTATTGACTATTCTCAAATAGAGCTGAGACTCCTTGCGCACTTTTCCAAAGACCCGGCATTACTCGAAGCTTTTCAAAAGGGTCGAGATATCCATATGGAAACTGCAATAAAACTTTTTGGAAAAGAGCATGCGAAAGAGAAACGAAATATTGCCAAAAGTATCAATTTCGGGCTTATTTATGGTATGGGCAGCAGAAAACTTGCTGAGACACTTGGTATATCTACGAAAGAGGCAAAAGCCATAATTGAGAGTTATTTTGCATCTTTTCCAACGGTGAAAAGTTATCTTGAATCGGTCGAAAATTTTGCAAAAACACACGGATATGTTGAAACGCTTTTGAAAAGAAGGCGATATTTTGATTTTGCACATGCAAGCGGCGCACAATTGGCGGCATATTTGAGAGAGGCGACAAATACAGTTTTCCAAGGCAGTGCAGCGGACTTGATCAAAATGGCTATGAACAAGATAAAAAATGTAATCGATGAAAAACAATTGGAAGCGAAAATCTTGCTCCAGATACACGACGAACTCATCTTTGAAGTACAAGAGAATCAAGCTCAGGAGCTGGCCGAAGAATTTAAACAGATTATGCAGACCATCCATCCCTTGAACGTACCAATAGAGTGTTCTGTTCAGATAGCCCGTAACTGGGGAGATTTAAAGTAG
- a CDS encoding HDOD domain-containing protein, with amino-acid sequence MKDDLIKRIRSLPPLPKTIDEFEKAVGKEDVDLEEVVEILQRDPMLVADILKYVNSSFYGLREKIEDLGRAVSYLGIQEVRSIVMQNSIKKLFNIDMEPYGITAERFAHISHMQSKLMELWYKKHNPAKARFLKLAAFLQELGKIVIADIIIQEDMVYPFRSEIEMTNDVAYVEKSFVGASASEVTGAMFDYWVLKKSLFCQ; translated from the coding sequence GTGAAAGATGACTTGATAAAGAGGATCAGATCATTACCTCCACTACCAAAAACGATCGATGAGTTTGAAAAAGCGGTTGGTAAAGAGGATGTGGATCTGGAGGAAGTTGTCGAAATATTGCAAAGAGATCCGATGCTCGTTGCCGATATTTTGAAATATGTCAACTCCTCTTTTTATGGTTTGAGAGAAAAAATCGAGGATTTAGGTAGAGCGGTCTCCTATCTGGGAATACAGGAAGTACGATCAATCGTTATGCAAAACTCGATCAAAAAGCTTTTCAACATAGACATGGAACCTTATGGCATTACTGCGGAGCGATTTGCCCACATTTCACATATGCAGTCGAAACTGATGGAGCTGTGGTATAAAAAGCACAATCCTGCAAAGGCGCGTTTTTTAAAACTGGCCGCCTTTTTGCAAGAGCTTGGAAAAATCGTTATTGCTGACATTATCATTCAAGAGGATATGGTCTATCCTTTTCGGTCCGAGATCGAAATGACTAATGATGTAGCCTATGTGGAAAAGAGTTTCGTGGGTGCCAGCGCATCTGAAGTAACAGGAGCCATGTTTGATTATTGGGTTTTGAAAAAGAGCTTGTTTTGTCAATAG